From the genome of Saccharomyces eubayanus strain FM1318 chromosome X, whole genome shotgun sequence, one region includes:
- a CDS encoding threonine/serine exporter family protein: MVKINEKAAPSGSSSQTGSSKRTQSSLALDGDSNYQTPGNSGDEVSRSASGSGQFTFRADPDASQNDNKNVRFTSNADDAENDASSKFTETSSNSRSNDEQEVDGDKPRRRKRKAKVSFTHLRNNGEDGDDETFIKKIINNLTGNQGGLVPGLAPVSSDRENNKDDLENSQKEDIPLSDLTDASKIVNVHDGDNKEKLRALRLENDLNSTSDGETLGSNSKNSFLAPAVDHFDDYAENNSSDDNEGFTETSTYVPPPTQVRSGVLGSLLKLYQNDELNASSIYSESQAPTDDEKTLSAAIEGQSLPAIKRTRLQDLKGKAKKGKIPKLKKRLKTEAKITVHIADILQRHRFILRMCRALMMYGAPTHRLEEYMIMTSRVLEIDGQFLYLPGCMIVSFGDATTRTSEVQLVRCNQGLNLWKLHQVHAIYKRVVHDTMGADEGNSLLDQILADTNLYPPWVCVLLYAFCSAMVTPYAFGGDWVNLAISFFMGLCVGSLQFILSQKSYMYSNVFEISASIVVSFCGRAFGSIPHSNICFGAVTQGSLALILPGYIILCGALELQSRSLVAGAVRMFYAIIYSLFLGFGITLGSALFGWMYTNATNQISCPQIISPWFRFLFVPAFTISISLLNQAHISQLPVMVFISCSGYVVTYWAGKHFENSTEFTAALAAFVIGVMGNLYSRIWKGLXVSAMLPAIFVQVPSGIASQNSLLSGLQSANTIVNRNGSTATTSTSDPSSSMSFGMTMIQVCVGISVGLFASSLFVYPFGKKKTGLFSL, translated from the coding sequence ATGGTTAAGATAAATGAGAAAGCGGCCCCTTCTGGGTCTAGTTCTCAAACAGGGAGCTCGAAGCGAACTCAATCGAGTTTAGCTCTTGATGGTGATAGCAACTACCAAACCCCGGGCAATTCAGGCGACGAGGTCAGCAGGAGTGCTTCTGGTTCAGGCCAGTTCACTTTTAGAGCAGACCCAGATGCTTCCCAAAATGACAACAAGAATGTAAGATTTACGAGTAATGCAGATGATGCAGAAAATGACGCGTCCTCCAAATTTACAGAAACTAGCTCTAATTCCAGGAGCAATGATGAGCAAGAGGTCGATGGAGATAAACCTCGTCGTCGCAAAAGGAAGGCTAAGGTATCCTTTACACATTTGAGAAACAACGGTGAGGATGGAGACGATGAGACTTTCatcaaaaagataataaacaatttAACTGGCAATCAGGGGGGCTTAGTCCCTGGGCTAGCGCCAGTATCGTCAGAcagagaaaataataaagatgatttggaaaactcccaaaaagaagatatcCCCTTATCTGACCTAACGGATGCGTCCAAAATTGTGAACGTGCACGACGGTgacaataaagaaaaattgagagCATTGAGACTAGAAAATGACTTGAATTCCACTTCAGACGGTGAAACGTTAGGGtcaaactcaaaaaattcattctTAGCACCTGCAGTGGACCATTTTGACGATTATGCAGAAAATAATTCATCGGACGATAACGAAGGTTTCACCGAAACTTCCACATACGTGCCGCCTCCAACTCAAGTGAGGAGTGGTGTGTTGGGGTCCTTATTGAAGCTTTACCAAAACGACGAATTAAATGCAAGCTCTATTTATTCAGAGTCGCAAGCTCCaacagatgatgaaaaaacttTGTCTGCCGCTATTGAGGGCCAGAGTCTTCCGGCAATTAAGCGTACTAGGTTACAAGACTTAAAAGGTAAAGCTAAAAAGGGTAAGATaccaaaattgaaaaagaggTTGAAGACTGAAGCAAAGATAACTGTCCATATCGCAGACATTTTGCAAAGACACCGTTTTATTCTGCGCATGTGCAGGGCCCTCATGATGTATGGTGCCCCCACACACAGACTCGAGGAATATATGATTATGACCTCAAGAGTCCTTGAAATAGACGGCCAGTTTCTGTATCTTCCAGGTTGTATGATTGTCTCATTTGGTGACGCCACAACAAGAACATCTGAAGTTCAATTAGTGAGATGCAACCAAGGTTTAAACCTTTGGAAACTACACCAGGTTCACGCCATTTACAAAAGAGTTGTCCATGATACTATGGGTGCCGATGAAGGTAATTCCCTACTTGATCAGATATTGGCAGACACGAACTTATACCCACCATGGGTgtgtgttttattatatGCATTTTGTTCTGCTATGGTCACTCCATATGCCTTTGGCGGTGATTGGGTGAACTTGGCAATCTCATTTTTCATGGGTCTTTGTGTAGGGTCTTTGCAATTCATTCTTTCACAGAAATCCTACATGTACTCGAACGTTTTCGAAATTTCTGCATCCATTGTTGTTAGCTTCTGTGGTAGAGCTTTCGGCTCTATTCCTCATTCAAATATCTGCTTTGGTGCCGTCACACAAGGTTCCCTGGCTCTAATTCTTCCAGGTTATATAATTTTGTGCGGCGCTTTAGAACTACAAAGTCGTAGTCTGGTTGCCGGTGCGGTCCGTATGTTTTACGCTATAATTTACTCCTTGTTTTTGGGTTTCGGTATCACGCTGGGCTCAGCTTTGTTCGGGTGGATGTATACCAATGCAACAAACCAAATTTCGTGTCCTCAAATAATTTCTCCGTGGTTTAGGTTTCTCTTCGTCCCTGCATTTACTATCAGTATATCCTTATTGAATCAAGCACACATATCGCAATTGCCCGTTATGGTTTTCATATCTTGCAGTGGTTATGTCGTGACATACTGGGCAGGTAagcattttgaaaactctACAGAATTTACTGCTGCTTTGGCTGCATTCGTTATCGGTGTTATGGGTAATTTATACTCTAGAATTTGGAAAGGTTTAGMAGTATCTGCCATGTTACCTGCAATCTTTGTTCAAGTGCCCTCCGGTATTGCTTCGCAAAACTCTTTACTTTCTGGGCTACAAAGTGCAAACACGATTGTTAATCGTAATGGAAGTACTGCCACCACCAGCACATCTGACCCCTCATCTTCAATGTCATTCGGTATGACAATGATTCAAGTGTGTGTAGGTATTTCTGTAGGATTATTTGCCTCATCGCTCTTTGTTTATCCCTTtggtaaaaagaaaactggtCTTTTCAGTTTATAG
- the IME2 gene encoding protein kinase IME2 produces the protein MVEKRCRQSSSSGSEFSIPPDVDNPPLSIPLKTLSDRYQLIEKLGAGSFGCVTLAKAQFSLSNILGRQQQDLRGTLMDQPKNGHHNYITKTQGVVAIKTMMTKLHTLQDYTRVREIKFILAIPANDHLIQIFEVFIDSENYQLHIVMECMEQNLYQMMKHRGRRVFSIPSLKSILSQILAGLKHIHQENFFHRDLKPENILITPSTQYFDKEYMNQIGYQDNYVIKLADFGLARHVENKNPYTAYVSTRWYRSPEILLRSGYYSKPLDIWAFGCVAVEVTVFRALFPGANEIDQIWKILEVLGTPIKSPDFANTNHIITPPPGGFWDDASKLVHKLNLKLPDVEGSSLDHLLSSSQLSDLSDVVKKCLRWDPNERATAQELCEMPFFENTVASQVETRTDTTNTEQALIFAGINPLAAKNTKPLYFNSSTKVPVETESHDFDINHNDNNSQTVCTPNLNQEKLTLVEFLNEFVEEDNDDHSIPDVDTDSTISDSIDETDLSKEIRNNLALCQLPDEEVLENSLSNIRQLTNDIEIINKDEADNMEQLFFDLEIPEQDEFHKKQPFNEHTDFDEDIVLPFVNDSNYTHTEKPYQKGSNFLGNASLGDSFNSMPDFTPRNFLIPTLDKSQEKFESHLSNQNQHFGNITF, from the coding sequence ATGGTTGAAAAACGTTGTAGGCAAAGTTCCAGCAGTGGTTCAGAGTTCAGCATCCCGCCGGATGTCGACAACCCACCCCTATCTATTCCTTTGAAGACTCTATCTGATAGATACCAACTCATCGAAAAACTGGGAGCAGGGTCGTTCGGTTGTGTGACCTTGGCAAAGGCACAATTCTCCTTGTCAAACATATTAGGTAGACAACAACAGGATTTAAGGGGTACTTTGATGGACCAGCCCAAAAATGGACATCATAACTATATAACAAAGACTCAAGGTGTTGTGGCCATAAAGACAATGATGACAAAATTGCACACCTTGCAGGATTACACAAGGGTCCGAGAAATTAAGTTCATACTAGCAATCCCCGCAAATGATCATTTGAtacaaatttttgaagtattCATTGATTCTGAAAACTATCAACTACATATCGTGATGGAATGTATGGAACAAAACTTATACCAAATGATGAAGCATAGAGGACGCCGAGTCTTTTCCAttccttctttgaaatctatTCTCTCTCAAATATTGGCTGGGCTGAAACATAtccatcaagaaaatttcttcCACAGAGATTTGAAGCCTGAAAATATTCTGATTACTCCAAGCACCCAATATTTCGATAAGGAATATATGAACCAGATCGGTTATCAAGATAACTACGTTATCAAGCTAGCAGATTTTGGTTTAGCACGTCATGTAGAGAATAAGAACCCATATACTGCCTATGTTTCCACAAGATGGTACAGGTCACCTGAAATACTATTGAGAAGTGGATATTATTCTAAACCTTTGGATATCTGGGCTTTTGGGTGCGTTGCAGTGGAAGTTACTGTTTTTAGAGCACTTTTCCCCGGTGCTAACGAAATAGACCaaatttggaagattttAGAAGTCCTTGGTACACCTATCAAAAGTCCCGATTTTGCTAATACAAACCATATTATTACTCCTCCACCTGGTGGGTTTTGGGATGATGCCAGTAAATTAGTTCATAAATTGAACTTGAAATTACCAGATGTGGAGGGTTCTTCATTGGACCATTTGCTTTCCAGTTCCCAGTTATCTGACTTGTCTGATGTTGTCAAAAAATGTTTAAGGTGGGATCCCAATGAAAGAGCCACAGCTCAAGAGCTATGCGAAATgccattttttgaaaataccGTGGCATCTCAAGTGGAGACGAGAACAGACACAACTAACACAGAACAAGCGTTGATTTTCGCAGGCATAAACCCACTGGCAgcaaaaaatacaaagcCATTATACTTTAATTCCTCAACCAAAGTGCCGGTTGAAACCGAGTCTCACGATTTTGACATCAACCACAACGACAATAACTCTCAAACAGTGTGTACACCAAATTtgaatcaagaaaaactaaCCTTGGTAGAATTTTTAAACGAGttcgttgaagaagataacGATGACCATTCAATACCTGACGTGGATACGGATTCCACCATTTCGGACTCTATTGATGAAACGGACTTATCAAAAGAGATCCGTAATAACTTAGCACTGTGTCAACTGCCTGATGAAGAAGTCTTGGAAAATTCGCTATCCAATATTAGACAGTTGACAAATGATATTGAGATcataaataaagatgaagcAGATAATATGGAACAactattttttgatttagaGATTCCTGAACAAGACGAATTCCACAAAAAGCAACCGTTTAATGAGCATacagattttgatgaagatattgtCTTACCATTTGTAAACGATTCGAATTATACACATACTGAAAAGCCATATCAAAAGGGTAGTAATTTCCTGGGTAATGCATCTTTAGGCGATTCATTTAATTCAATGCCAGACTTTACtccaagaaatttcttgataCCTACATTAGACAAATCACAGGAAAAGTTTGAGTCTCATTTATCTAACCAAAACCAACATTTTGGGAATATAACCTTTTAG
- the GSM1 gene encoding Gsm1p, with product MTKKLPSELKQTRRSIQTACEFCHTKHIQCDVGRPCQNCLKRNVGNVCRDKRRKSRKRVEKHRIHGEPSLAKRQTIHDVPSKTISPSSVQLEFKARPLLEQRDFLSSDLNKATRPTTIQYTYNINDNIQNAGSIPRITNFNTNNGRAALENASNDIPAPQPLHLVNDPIVPTLRKSTLNLKSHFLEQGKAMHQPVVANSLVTTTSNIPVHPGLNGANENDDADDESNIHFDSMWCNDEYMKLKDIVDFSTPYIPNNSQIFSHQETTFPNGNTPMKGDSPLHLANLLNMTKTTNNNKQSSIGGSASTFNAYDEIVSRPYISLDMLHSNSNPNVKPNSSITEKAEEKGDISDSGQEKRDSDFISPSKFRELVKTPQDLYDNKFIIKPHDYKLAYTKLLACLRKKFIEETKDEQSGSAESGKHNRGKDLTHDLQVIIRSILERYAPIFISLTSNMIEEDLLLQEVTLQRALLDLENMAKLVSCTPICIWRRSGEICFVSNEFYSLTGFNKNVILDRNSFIFEFLDHKSVSNYFQIFNELLAFGYNDINKKKKLLMLNSSSSTSSKITDGFSFTTDGKAIFTKCNLLLSNGLYLKCACCWTVKRDFFNIPILVMGQFLPIFDMD from the coding sequence ATGACCAAAAAGCTACCCTCAGAGTTGAAGCAAACGAGAAGGTCTATCCAGACTGCCTGTGAGTTCTGCCATACTAAGCACATACAATGCGATGTGGGTAGACCATGTCAAAATTGTCTAAAGAGAAATGTTGGAAATGTTTGCAGAGACAAGAGGAGAAAATCAAGGAAGCGGGTGGAAAAACATAGGATACATGGTGAACCGTCTTTGGCAAAGAGGCAGACGATACATGATGTACCATCAAAGACGATTTCGCCTTCCAGCGTACAATTGGAGTTCAAGGCGCGGCCCCTTTTGGAACAGCGGgattttttatcttcagATCTGAATAAGGCTACTCGTCCTACTACTATTCAATATACGtacaatatcaatgataatattcaaaacgCAGGCTCTATACCCCGCATAACAAACTTCAATACAAACAACGGTCGTGCCGCCTTGGAAAATGCATCCAATGATATACCGGCCCCACAACCATTACATTTAGTCAATGACCCCATCGTCCCCACCTTACGGAAGAGCACTCTAAACCTGAAATCACATTTCTTAGAACAAGGTAAAGCCATGCATCAACCAGTGGTTGCCAATTCGTTGGTTACTACCACTTCTAATATTCCGGTGCATCCCGGATTAAATGGCGCTAATGAAAATGACGATGCCGATGATGAAAGtaatattcattttgatAGTATGTGGTGCAATGACGAGTACATGAAACTGAAGGATATAGTAGATTTTTCAACGCCGTATATACCGAACAACTCCCAGATTTTTTCACACCAAGAGACGACGTTCCCGAACGGCAATACGCCTATGAAAGGAGACTCTCCTCTTCATTTAGCGAATCTTTTAAACATGACGAAAAccactaataataataaacaatCTTCCATTGGTGGATCCGCCTCTACTTTCAACGCGTATGATGAAATCGTGTCCAGGCCCTATATTTCATTAGATATGTTGCATTCCAACTCCAATCCCAACGTAAAGCCGAATTCTTCGATTACTGAGAAAGCAGAAGAGAAAGGTGATATCTCTGATTCGGGCCAAGAAAAGCGTGATAGCGATTTTATATCACCTTCAAAGTTTCGTGAGTTAGTGAAGACTCCTCAGGACTTATATGACAACAAATTTATAATAAAACCTCATGACTATAAACTCGCGTACACCAAATTGTTAGCCTgtctaagaaaaaaattcatcgaagaaaccaaagatGAACAATCTGGTTCTGCAGAGTCTGGAAAGCATAACCGAGGAAAGGACTTAACTCATGACCTGCAGGTTATAATACGATCCATATTGGAACGGTATGCTCcaattttcatttcattgACTTCTAATATGatcgaagaagatttgTTATTACAGGAAGTCACTTTGCAGAGAGCTTTATTAGACTTGGAAAACATGGCAAAATTAGTAAGCTGCACGCCAATATGTATTTGGAGAAGATCTGGGGAAATTTGCTTCGTTAGCAATGAGTTTTATTCTTTGACGGGGTTTAATAAAAATGTAATATTAGACCGGAATTCATTCATATTCGAGTTTCTAGATCATAAAAGTGtttcaaattattttcaaatttttaacGAATTGTTGGCCTTTGGTTACAATGAtattaacaaaaaaaaaaaactattgaTGTTAAattcatcgtcttcaacCTCGTCTAAGATTACAGAcggattttcttttactacTGACGGGAAAGCCATCTTCACTAAATGCAACTTATTATTGAGTAACGGCCTGTATTTGAAGTGTGCTTGTTGCTGGACAGTAAAaagagattttttcaatattccCATCCTGGTGATGGGTCAATTCTTACCGATTTTTGATATGGATTAG
- the MEF2 gene encoding mitochondrial elongation factor MEF2 translates to MWKQSVYRWTRVRAGAGSACSGRLSAIWLGRKNLSTATFSLPKVRNIGIIAHIDAGKTTTTERMLYYAGVSKHIGDVDTGDTMTDFLEQERSRGITIQSAAISFPWRDSFTVNLIDTPGHIDFTFEVIRALKVIDSCVVILDAVAGVEAQTEKVWKQSQSKPKICFINKMDRMGASFNHTVKDLMRKFMQGTTTKPVLINFPYYRKPLTGSDYVFQGVIDVINGKSLTWNQEDPDAIVINDLDSDSLEQYNRCRESMIETLTEYDEELVQHFLEDAEGDYSKVSAQSLNASIRKLSVQNKVVPILCGASFKNIGVQPLLDAIVNYLPSPIEAQLPQLNDENIPVKYDPKIGCLVNNNKNICIAFAFKVITDPIRGKQVFVRIYSGTLNSGNTVYNSSTGEKFKLGKLLVPHAGTSQPVNVLSAGQIGLLTGSTIENSISTGDTLITHSLKKDGLKSFNKKKELTLKINPISIPPPVFGVSIEPRTLSNKKSMENALDTLITEDPSLSITKNEETGQTVLNGMGELHLEIAKDRLINDLKADVEFGQLMVSYKETITLETNLETFENDNDYKFSLSVMPNTATNSDCATYPLGINNNYLLMEKNTKYDDNEWKLQVSLESIINSIMASSIVGLQRGGKLANFPLYGCSIKIKGDWTLPLDIEGPQEILKITRNLILKALDDLPTNNYTLLEPVMDLSLIIPQSDVGVVLQDLTGARKAQILSIEDESCPISSDPSPNISTDNHNRIYVPPDISSTLHTITGKKNARDTNINLKKIIKAKVPLREIIAYTSKLRSLSQGRGEFNVEYNDMDKVTNDRLQSILNDL, encoded by the coding sequence ATGTGGAAACAGAGCGTGTACAGATGGACCAGAGTGAGAGCAGGTGCTGGTAGTGCTTGCAGTGGCCGATTGAGTGCAATTTGGCTCGGGAGGAAAAACCTGTCCACGgcaacattttctttgccaaAAGTGAGAAATATAGGTATCATTGCCCACATCGATGCTGGAAAGACTACAACGACAGAGAGGATGCTTTATTATGCCGGAGTCTCGAAACACATTGGGGATGTGGACACTGGTGACACCATGACAGATTTTTTGGAGCAAGAAAGATCACGAGGTATCACCATTCAAAGTGCTGCAATTTCATTCCCCTGGAGAGATTCCTTTACAGTGAATCTGATTGATACGCCAGGCCACATAGACTTTACATTCGAAGTGATCAGGGCGTTGAAGGTTATTGATTCATGCGTTGTGATACTAGACGCTGTGGCCGGTGTGGAGGCACAAACAGAGAAGGTTTGGAAGCAGAGTCAATCGAAACCTAAGATCTGCTTTATTAATAAGATGGATCGGATGGGGGCAAGTTTCAATCATACAGTCAAAGACTTGATGAGGAAATTTATGCAAGGCACAACTACTAAACCAgtattgataaattttcCCTACTATAGAAAACCGCTAACTGGCAGCGATTATGTTTTCCAAGGTGTCATCGATGTTATAAATGGAAAAAGCTTAACATGGAACCAGGAGGATCCCGACGCGATTGTTATCAATGACCTGGATAGTGATTCTCTTGAGCAATACAACCGTTGTAGAGAATCAATGATAGAGACTTTGACTGAATATGACGAAGAATTGGTCCAGCATTTTCTGGAAGATGCAGAAGGCGATTATTCAAAAGTATCTGCACAATCGTTAAATGCCTCTATAAGAAAATTAAGTGTGCAGAATAAGGTCGTGCCCATATTATGTGGTGCctcattcaaaaatattggtGTACAACCTTTACTGGACGCTATCGTTAACTACCTTCCTTCACCCATCGAAGCTCAGTTGCCTCAGTTAAACGATGAAAATATTCCAGTAAAGTACGATCCTAAAATTGGGTGTCTAGTaaataacaacaaaaatatttgtatcGCCTTCGCATTCAAGGTCATTACAGATCCAATCAGGGGTAAACAAGTTTTTGTTAGAATCTATTCAGGAACACTGAACAGTGGTAACACTGTTTATAATTCTAGCActggtgaaaaattcaaactgGGTAAATTACTGGTGCCTCATGCAGGGACATCACAACCTGTAAATGTTTTATCTGCAGGTCAAATTGGACTACTTACTGGATCCACCATAGAAAACAGCATTTCCACAGGTGATACTTTAATAACCCATTCCTTGAAGAAAGATGGtttgaaatcttttaataaaaaaaaggaattgaCGTTAAAGATCAATCCGATTTCCATTCCTCCTCCAGTATTTGGTGTTTCCATTGAACCAAGAACTTTGagtaataaaaaatcaatgGAAAACGCTTTGGACACATTAATCACTGAGGATCCCAGTCTGTCGATTACTAAAAACGAAGAGACTGGTCAAACTGTCTTAAATGGTATGGGTGAGTTACATCTCGAAATTGCTAAAGATCGTTTAATTAATGACTTGAAAGCTGACGTGGAATTCGGTCAATTGATGGTTTCTTATAAAGAAACTATTACTCTCGAAACAAATCTCGAAACATTTGAAAACGATAACGACTATAAGTTCTCTTTATCTGTAATGCCAAACACTGCTACTAACTCTGATTGTGCTACATATCCATTGGGAATTAATAACAATTATCTATTAATGGAAAAGAACACCAAatatgatgataatgaatGGAAACTTCAAGTTTCCCTAGAATCGATTATAAATTCAATTATGGCAAGTTCCATTGTTGGGTTACAAAGAGGGGGGAAGCTGGCCAACTTTCCTTTGTACGGGTGCTCAATCAAAATTAAAGGCGATTGGACTTTACCGTTAGATATTGAAGGTCCCCAAGAAATCTTAAAAATCACCAGAAACCTAATTCTCAAAGCTCTTGACGATTTACCAACCAATAACTATACTCTTTTAGAACCGGTTATGGACTTGAGTCTTATTATTCCTCAATCTGATGTTGGTGTAGTATTACAGGATTTGACAGGCGCGAGGAAAGCTCAAATTCTTTCTATCGAAGATGAATCTTGTCCGATATCTTCGGATCCATCCCCTAATATTTCTACAGATAATCATAACAGGATATATGTTCCTCCTGATATCAGTTCTACCTTACACACCATCACAGGTAAAAAGAATGCGCGAGACACTAATAttaatctgaaaaaaatcataaaagCAAAAGTGCCACTGAGAGAAATTATAGCCTACACCAGTAAGCTAAGAAGCCTGTCACAAGGAAGAGGCGAGTTTAATGTTGAATATAATGATATGGACAAAGTCACTAATGATCGCTTACAGTCCATTTTAAACGACTTATAA
- the PAM16 gene encoding import motor complex subunit PAM16 yields MAHRAFIQVIITGTQVFGKAFAEAYRQAASQSVKQGATNASRRGTGKGEYGGITLDESCKILNIEEAKGGLNMDKINDRFNYLFEVNDKEKGGSFYLQSKVYRAAERLKWELAQREKQAGAKAGDASTSRPPPNSTSPPGADKNASPNQ; encoded by the coding sequence ATGGCTCATAGGGCTTTCATACAAGTCATAATCACAGGAACTCaagtttttggaaaagcATTCGCTGAGGCTTACAGACAAGCGGCTTCACAATCAGTAAAGCAAGGTGCTACTAATGCTTCAAGAAGAGGAACAGGCAAAGGTGAATATGGTGGCATTACATTAGATGAAAGTTGTAAAATCCTTAATATCGAAGAAGCGAAAGGCGGCTTGAACATGGACAAAATCAACGACagattcaactatttatttgaagttaatgataaagaaaaaggtgGAAGCTTTTATTTACAGAGTAAAGTTTATCGAGCAGCAGAAAGATTAAAATGGGAGCTGGCTCAAAGGGAAAAGCAAGCTGGGGCGAAGGCGGGGGACGCCTCAACGTCGAGACCTCCTCCAAATTCAACAAGTCCACCTGGTGCAGATAAAAATGCAAGCCCCAATCAATAG
- the SET4 gene encoding Set4p, producing the protein MTSPESLPSRQTRQGRAYSTTDKVISRSSSYSSSNSSMSKDYGDHTPLSISSAASETPISPQYMPVRTFNPMATAGPTPMHLLQNERSVFGHHSSSNASNTISSNKRGIAAAVALATAATIPFPLKKQNQNQSSKVQATHKEPTGKSKTPLPLTVENNKPVSACICGSSESKDGLFIQCNKCKTWQHKLCYAFKKSDPVKRDFVCKRCDTKTALQTGQAKPMIFPRKMGDQRLFQFSSIVTTSILHAEQQQRQMVNGSEAQSRKRHLECMTTPNITTKDNDSVRKKSKPEKVVVPGHFLKPLLNEITSSNDTEFKLITASKYKDKYVKMFIDSHYDDDWVVCSNWESFESVDIDIKKSSNGKDFGVFISKSCVKGQLIQEYLGEIDFQKNYLTNASNDYRLMGTTQPKVLFHPHWPLFIDSREVGGLTRYVRRSCEPNVELITVRPLNERPRGDSDCRVTFVLMATRDIKMGEEISLKWQWDLRNPIWELINASKDLDTLPDLDKFWLMGSIKTILTNCDCVCGYKGQNCPITKIKKFSEKFTKNTNETLSSKSYFNTIMDNCKKRDEF; encoded by the coding sequence ATGACTTCTCCAGAATCGCTACCTTCTCGTCAAACAAGGCAAGGGAGAGCATATTCTACTACCGATAAAGTTATATCAAGGTCGTCTTCATATTCTTCATCCAACAGTTCGATGTCAAAAGACTACGGCGATCATACACCTCTGTCCATAAGTAGTGCAGCTTCAGAAACACCAATATCTCCTCAATATATGCCCGTGAGAACATTCAACCCAATGGCTACAGCTGGTCCAACACCTATGCATTTGcttcaaaatgaaagaagTGTTTTCGGCCATcattcttcatcaaacgCATCTAATACTATATCATCGAATAAAAGAGGTATAGCAGCGGCCGTAGCTCTGGCAACAGCAGCTACCATCCCATTCCCactaaagaaacaaaatcaaaaccaAAGTTCCAAGGTCCAGGCCACTCATAAAGAACCAACGggaaaaagcaaaacacCACTACCATTGactgttgaaaataacaaaCCTGTTAGTGCGTGTATCTGCGGCTCAAGTGAATCTAAGGATGGGTTGTTTATACAATGTAACAAGTGCAAAACATGGCAGCATAAGCTGTGCTATgcattcaagaaatcagATCCAGTGAAAAGAGACTTTGTTTGCAAGAGATGTGACACAAAGACAGCATTACAGACTGGACAGGCAAAACCAATGATATTTCCCAGAAAAATGGGAGATCAGCGCCTGTTCCAGTTTTCTTCTATAGTAACAACATCGATTCTACACGCAgagcaacaacaacgacagATGGTGAATGGTTCGGAAGCACAATCCAGAAAACGTCATCTTGAATGTATGACTACGCCAAATATAACTACCAAGGATAATGACAGTGTACGGAAAAAATCGAAACCTGAAAAGGTAGTAGTACCAGGCCACTTTCTTAAACCTCTTCTGAATGAAATAACCTCTTCCAATGATACAGAATTCAAACTTATAACAGCATCAAAATATAAGGACAAGTATGTCAAAATGTTTATCGATAGCCACTATGATGACGACTGGGTCGTATGCTCTAACTGGGAGAGCTTTGAATCGGTGGACATtgatattaaaaaatcttCGAACGGGAAAGACTTTGGTGTATTCATTTCAAAGTCTTGTGTTAAAGGACAGCTGATTCAAGAATACCTAGGCGAAATTGACTTTCAGAAAAATTACCTGACAAACGCAAGTAACGATTATCGCTTGATGGGTACAACACAACCAAAAGTACTATTTCACCCACACTGGCCTTTATTTATAGATTCAAGAGAGGTGGGTGGATTAACAAGGTATGTAAGACGAAGTTGTGAACCTAACGTAGAATTGATAACTGTAAGACCGCTTAACGAAAGGCCAAGAGGGGACAGTGACTGTAGGGTCACGTTTGTCTTAATGGCTACAAGGGATATTAAAATGGGAGAAGAGATAAGCCTTAAATGGCAATGGGATCTAAGGAATCCTATTTGGGAGTTGATAAATGCATCTAAAGACTTGGATACCCTACCAGATCTTGACAAGTTTTGGTTGATGGGTTCGATAAAGACTATTTTAACAAATTGTGATTGTGTATGTGGATACAAGGGCCAAAACTGCCCTATAactaaaatcaaaaagttttccGAAAAATTCACGAAAAATACGAACGAAACGCTATCTAGCAAATCTTACTTTAATACGATAATGGACAATTGTAAGAAACGTGACGAGttttaa